One segment of Vulpes lagopus strain Blue_001 chromosome 8, ASM1834538v1, whole genome shotgun sequence DNA contains the following:
- the MT4 gene encoding metallothionein-4 isoform X5: MDPGECTCMSGGICICGDNCKCTTCNCKTCRKSCCPCCPPGCAKCAQGCICKGGSDKCSCCA; this comes from the exons ATGGACCCCGGGGAATGCACCTGCATGTCTG GAGGAATCTGTATCTGTGGAGACAATTGCAAATGTACAACTTGCAACTGTAAAACATGTCGAAAAA GCTGCTGTCCTTGCTGCCCCCCGGGCTGTGCCAAGTGTGCCCAGGGCTGCATCTGCAAAGGAGGCTCGGACAAGTGCAGCTGCTGTGCCTGA